The following are encoded in a window of Lactobacillus acidophilus genomic DNA:
- the rny gene encoding ribonuclease Y — protein sequence MNTIIMIPVATAIVSLLVGTVTGYAIRKHSWEQKAQNAQNDADHILADAKAQVAAAEAEVNAQKQAAIAVKQSAENTKKEKILEAQEQIRDYRQKTEDELNSKKDNLARQENRLQQREDTLDHKNSLLDEREAGLTEKEDQLKQQNASLKAKLDEADELVGIRRQKLYDVAKLDKDQAKKIVLDQLSDELVKERAEMIRNSNEEVMAKADRYANQVIIDAIQSSAADTVAETTVSVVDLPNEEMKGRIIGREGRNIRSFEALTGIDLIIDDTPKVVTLSGFDPIRREIAKRAMERLIKDGRIHPARIEEMVDKARKEVNDDIYEAGESALMELGIHRMNPELVKTLGRLKYRTSYGQNVLSHSIEVGKLAGTMAAELGLDEKLAVRAGLLHDIGKAIDHDIEGSHVEIGVELTRKYHEPDVVVNAIAAHHGDVPKLSFIAELVVAADTISSARPGARSESLENYIRRLTDLEKIAKSYQGVKQAYAIQAGREVRVMVEPDEISDDRTVILARDIRNQVEKELDYPGNIKITVIREKRVVAIAK from the coding sequence ATGAATACAATAATTATGATTCCCGTCGCGACTGCTATTGTTTCACTTTTAGTGGGCACAGTTACTGGTTATGCTATTCGTAAGCATTCTTGGGAGCAAAAAGCTCAGAATGCTCAAAATGATGCTGACCATATCTTGGCTGATGCTAAAGCTCAAGTAGCGGCAGCGGAAGCAGAAGTCAATGCACAAAAGCAAGCAGCAATTGCTGTTAAACAAAGTGCAGAAAATACTAAGAAAGAAAAAATTCTTGAAGCACAAGAACAAATTCGAGATTATAGGCAAAAAACTGAAGATGAGCTAAATTCTAAAAAGGACAATTTGGCTCGTCAAGAAAATCGTTTACAACAACGTGAAGATACCTTAGATCATAAGAATTCTTTGTTAGATGAAAGAGAAGCTGGGCTTACAGAAAAAGAAGACCAATTAAAGCAGCAAAATGCTAGTTTAAAGGCAAAATTGGATGAAGCTGACGAATTAGTTGGGATTAGACGACAGAAACTTTATGACGTAGCAAAATTAGATAAAGATCAAGCTAAGAAGATTGTGCTAGATCAATTATCTGATGAATTAGTTAAAGAACGCGCTGAAATGATTAGAAATAGTAACGAAGAGGTTATGGCTAAAGCAGATCGTTATGCTAATCAAGTTATTATTGATGCTATTCAAAGCAGCGCTGCAGATACGGTTGCTGAAACAACAGTATCTGTTGTTGATTTACCAAATGAAGAAATGAAAGGTCGAATTATTGGACGCGAAGGCCGTAATATTCGTTCTTTTGAAGCTTTAACTGGTATAGATTTAATTATTGATGATACGCCGAAAGTTGTAACTTTAAGTGGTTTTGACCCAATTAGACGTGAAATTGCTAAAAGAGCGATGGAACGCTTGATCAAAGATGGTCGAATTCATCCAGCTCGTATTGAAGAGATGGTTGATAAGGCTAGAAAAGAAGTTAATGACGATATTTATGAAGCAGGTGAAAGTGCTCTGATGGAACTTGGAATTCATAGAATGAATCCAGAGCTTGTTAAAACACTTGGCCGCTTAAAATATCGTACTTCTTATGGTCAAAATGTATTGTCTCATTCAATTGAAGTTGGTAAATTAGCTGGTACTATGGCTGCCGAACTGGGCTTAGATGAAAAATTAGCGGTTCGCGCGGGATTATTACACGATATAGGAAAAGCAATCGATCATGATATTGAAGGCTCTCACGTAGAAATAGGTGTAGAGTTGACGCGTAAATATCATGAACCAGATGTTGTGGTTAATGCAATTGCTGCACACCATGGTGACGTGCCTAAATTATCATTTATTGCTGAACTTGTAGTTGCAGCAGATACGATTTCTTCAGCTCGACCTGGTGCAAGAAGTGAAAGTTTGGAAAATTATATCAGACGTTTAACAGATCTTGAAAAGATCGCTAAAAGCTACCAGGGAGTTAAGCAAGCATATGCAATTCAAGCTGGTCGTGAAGTTAGAGTTATGGTTGAACCTGATGAAATTTCAGATGATCGAACAGTAATTTTAGCACGTGACATTCGTAATCAAGTTGAAAAAGAGCTTGATTATCCGGGTAATATTAAGATTACCGTTATCCGTGAAAAACGAGTGGTAGCAATTGCTAAATAA
- the recA gene encoding recombinase RecA has translation MAKDEKKAALDAALKKIEKNFGKGAVMRMGEKADTQISTVPTGSLALDAAIGVGGYPRGRIIEVYGPESSGKTTVALHAVAEVQKRGGTAAYIDAENAMDPAYAEALGVDIDSLILSQPNTGEEGLQIADTLISSGAIDIVVVDSVAALVPRAEIEGEMGDAHVGLQARLMSQALRKLSGTISKTKTIAIFINQIREKVGVMFGNPETTPGGRALKFYSTVRLEVRRAEQIKQSGDVLGNRVKIKVVKNKVAPPFKVAEVDIMYGKGISQSGELLDMAADKDIIDKAGSWYSYKSDRIGQGRENAKKYLEEHPDIYQKVQEQVRQAYGIDEKSIADRENPEKIKEKREETSEENKTDNSEKTK, from the coding sequence ATGGCCAAAGATGAAAAAAAGGCTGCTTTAGATGCAGCGCTCAAAAAAATCGAAAAGAATTTCGGTAAAGGTGCTGTCATGCGCATGGGTGAAAAAGCAGACACACAAATTTCTACAGTTCCCACAGGTTCTCTTGCTTTAGATGCTGCTATTGGCGTTGGTGGATACCCTCGCGGCCGAATTATCGAAGTTTATGGTCCCGAATCATCTGGTAAGACTACTGTAGCACTTCATGCTGTTGCTGAAGTACAAAAGCGTGGAGGCACCGCTGCGTATATTGATGCAGAAAATGCGATGGATCCAGCTTATGCCGAGGCACTTGGAGTAGATATTGATTCACTTATCTTGTCTCAACCTAATACCGGTGAAGAAGGTTTGCAAATTGCTGATACTTTAATTTCTAGTGGTGCTATTGATATTGTGGTAGTTGACTCAGTTGCTGCGTTAGTACCACGTGCTGAAATTGAAGGAGAAATGGGTGATGCTCATGTAGGTCTTCAGGCTAGACTTATGAGTCAAGCTTTACGTAAGCTTTCCGGTACCATTTCTAAGACTAAGACAATTGCGATTTTTATTAATCAGATTCGTGAAAAAGTCGGTGTTATGTTTGGTAATCCGGAAACAACACCGGGTGGTCGAGCACTTAAGTTCTATTCAACTGTTCGTCTTGAAGTAAGAAGAGCTGAACAAATTAAGCAATCAGGCGATGTTTTAGGTAACCGAGTAAAAATTAAAGTGGTAAAAAACAAGGTTGCTCCACCATTTAAGGTCGCAGAAGTAGATATCATGTATGGTAAAGGTATTTCTCAAAGTGGCGAATTACTTGACATGGCTGCGGATAAGGATATTATCGATAAAGCTGGATCATGGTATTCATATAAGAGCGATCGAATTGGTCAAGGCCGTGAAAATGCTAAGAAGTATCTTGAGGAACATCCAGATATTTATCAAAAAGTTCAAGAGCAAGTACGTCAAGCATATGGTATTGATGAAAAATCCATTGCTGATCGTGAAAATCCTGAAAAAATAAAGGAAAAACGTGAAGAAACTTCAGAAGAAAATAAGACTGATAATTCTGAAAAGACAAAATAA
- a CDS encoding helicase-related protein codes for MENITLLSGRQWIVNQEDSSIFEGCSKISAIKNGICNRCGTKVQYKLPSGKFYCRSCIGLGRIAEGDFLARLDDNHIFTPKENGGKTWQGKLTPLQQKISDNLVINFQQKKNSLVHAVTGAGKTEMLFDLIAECMKEGKRACIATPRIDVVNELFPRFQSAFAEIEIGKYHGREYKEPGLEQLTICTTHQLMKFYHAFDLLVIDEVDSFPYVGNNQLHFAAKMAVKITGVRMYLTATPTEDLLQEVKNKSLKILKLNRRFHGGLLPVPKEKLFIKPFLTRNKLHPKLLLEIKKVLKKEYPLLLFVPRIEQIPIYLQILKEKLKDEKIRIDGVHAQDPNRLEKVQKFRDRKLDLLLTTTILERGVTFKNVWVIIIAADDPIYTAASLVQIAGRVGRDKNDQSGLVLYCYHKYTKDIRSSIKQIKEMNK; via the coding sequence ATGGAAAATATAACTCTATTATCAGGTCGTCAATGGATTGTTAATCAAGAGGATTCTAGCATATTTGAGGGATGCAGCAAAATTTCAGCAATAAAAAATGGGATATGTAATAGATGCGGTACTAAAGTTCAATATAAATTGCCAAGCGGAAAATTTTATTGTCGAAGTTGTATTGGACTAGGTCGGATTGCTGAGGGAGATTTTTTAGCTCGATTGGATGACAATCATATTTTTACTCCAAAAGAAAATGGTGGAAAAACATGGCAAGGGAAATTAACACCGTTGCAACAAAAAATATCTGATAATTTAGTGATAAATTTTCAGCAAAAGAAAAATAGTTTAGTTCATGCTGTTACTGGAGCGGGAAAAACAGAGATGTTGTTTGACTTAATTGCAGAATGTATGAAAGAAGGGAAAAGAGCATGTATAGCTACTCCTAGAATTGATGTGGTAAATGAACTTTTTCCACGTTTTCAATCAGCTTTTGCTGAAATTGAAATTGGTAAATACCATGGTCGTGAATATAAAGAGCCAGGGCTAGAACAATTAACCATTTGTACTACTCATCAATTAATGAAGTTTTATCATGCTTTTGATCTATTAGTAATTGATGAGGTAGACTCTTTTCCTTATGTTGGTAATAACCAATTGCATTTTGCAGCCAAAATGGCAGTAAAGATAACTGGAGTACGAATGTATTTAACAGCTACTCCAACTGAAGATTTGCTTCAAGAGGTAAAGAATAAGAGCCTAAAAATTTTAAAATTAAATCGACGTTTTCATGGTGGATTATTACCAGTTCCAAAAGAAAAACTATTTATAAAACCATTTTTAACCCGTAATAAACTTCATCCTAAACTCTTGCTAGAAATCAAGAAGGTATTGAAAAAAGAGTATCCTTTATTACTTTTTGTTCCTAGAATTGAACAAATTCCCATTTATTTACAAATATTGAAAGAAAAATTGAAGGATGAAAAGATAAGAATTGATGGCGTTCATGCGCAGGATCCTAATCGATTAGAAAAAGTACAAAAATTTCGGGATCGTAAATTAGATTTATTACTAACTACAACAATTTTAGAACGTGGTGTAACTTTTAAAAATGTTTGGGTAATTATTATTGCTGCGGATGATCCTATATATACGGCGGCTAGTTTAGTACAAATTGCAGGAAGAGTTGGACGAGATAAAAATGATCAATCGGGCTTAGTTTTGTATTGCTATCACAAATATACTAAGGATATTCGAAGTAGTATTAAACAAATTAAGGAAATGAATAAATGA
- the secA gene encoding preprotein translocase subunit SecA, which produces MANILKKLYNTDKRELKKFEKYATKVEEHADEMSKLSDEQLQAKTPEFRERIKNGESLDDLLPEAFAVAREGAKRVLGLYPFHVQILGGIALHFGNIAEMMTGEGKTLTATMPVYLNALEGKGVHVVTVNEYLSSRDEEEMGQLYRWLGLTVGLNINSMSPDEKREAYNCDVTYSTNSELGFDYLRDNMVVYKEQMVQRPLNYAIIDEVDSILIDEARTPLIISGEAEQANSDYIRADRFVKTLTEDKSDDDADDDEDHGDYKIDWPTKTISLTRTGIEKACEHFGLKNLYDVENQKLVHHIDQALRANYIMLKDIDYVVQDGEVLIVDSFTGRVMEGRRYSDGLHQAIEAKEGVKIQEESRTQATITYQNFFRMYKKLSGMTGTGKTEEEEFREIYNMQVITIPTNRPIARKDMPDILYPTLDSKFHAVIEEIKKRHAKGQPVLVGTVAIESSERLSHLLDEANIPHAVLNAKNHAKEAQIIMNAGQRGAVTIATNMAGRGTDIKLGPGVKELGGLAVIGTERHESRRIDNQLRGRSGRQGDPGYTRFYLSLEDDLMKRFGGDRVKDFLDRLSDNDDEKVIESRLITRQVESAQKRVEGNNYDTRKQTLQYDDVMRIQREIIYGERMQVIEADKSLKNVLIPMIHRTINSQVDMFTQGDRSQWRLDSLRDFISSSLASEQVTDSIDFKTISVEDLKKKLYDIVEKNFEDKEKALGDPSQMLEFEKVVILRVVDDRWTDHIDAMDQLRQSIGLRGYGQLNPLVEYQDSGYRMFEEMISNIEFDVTRLFMKVEIRQNLSR; this is translated from the coding sequence ATGGCAAATATTTTAAAGAAACTATATAACACTGATAAAAGAGAACTTAAAAAATTTGAAAAATATGCAACTAAAGTAGAAGAACACGCTGATGAAATGAGTAAATTGTCAGATGAACAATTGCAAGCTAAGACACCAGAATTTCGTGAGCGCATTAAAAATGGTGAAAGCTTAGATGATCTTTTGCCAGAAGCATTTGCAGTTGCTCGTGAAGGTGCAAAGCGTGTATTAGGGCTTTACCCATTCCACGTTCAAATTTTGGGTGGTATTGCATTACACTTTGGTAATATCGCTGAAATGATGACTGGTGAAGGTAAGACTTTAACCGCAACAATGCCCGTTTATTTAAACGCCTTGGAAGGCAAGGGTGTGCACGTTGTTACTGTTAATGAATACCTTTCTAGTCGTGACGAAGAAGAAATGGGACAGCTTTATAGATGGCTCGGCTTAACTGTTGGTTTGAACATTAACTCAATGTCACCAGATGAAAAGCGTGAAGCATATAACTGTGACGTTACTTATTCAACTAACTCAGAACTGGGTTTTGACTATTTACGTGACAACATGGTTGTCTATAAAGAGCAAATGGTTCAACGTCCATTGAACTATGCTATTATCGATGAAGTTGACTCCATCTTAATTGATGAAGCTAGAACTCCTTTGATTATTTCTGGTGAAGCTGAACAAGCAAATAGTGATTATATTCGTGCTGATCGTTTTGTTAAGACTTTGACTGAAGATAAGAGCGATGACGATGCAGATGATGATGAAGATCACGGCGATTACAAGATTGACTGGCCAACTAAGACTATTTCACTTACCAGAACTGGTATTGAAAAGGCTTGTGAACACTTCGGCTTAAAGAACTTATACGATGTTGAAAACCAAAAATTGGTTCACCATATTGATCAAGCACTTCGTGCAAATTATATTATGTTGAAAGATATTGATTATGTCGTTCAAGATGGTGAAGTTTTAATCGTTGATTCCTTTACTGGTCGTGTAATGGAAGGTCGTCGTTATTCAGATGGTTTACACCAGGCTATTGAAGCTAAGGAAGGCGTCAAGATTCAAGAAGAATCTAGAACGCAAGCTACTATTACGTATCAGAACTTCTTTAGAATGTACAAGAAATTATCAGGTATGACTGGTACCGGTAAAACTGAAGAAGAAGAATTCCGTGAAATTTACAACATGCAAGTAATTACGATTCCAACCAATCGTCCAATTGCTAGAAAAGATATGCCAGATATTTTGTATCCAACTTTAGATTCAAAATTCCATGCTGTAATTGAAGAAATTAAGAAGCGTCATGCAAAGGGACAACCTGTTTTGGTTGGTACTGTTGCTATCGAAAGTTCAGAACGACTTAGTCATTTGCTTGATGAAGCAAATATTCCACACGCTGTGTTAAATGCTAAGAATCACGCTAAAGAAGCACAAATTATTATGAATGCAGGTCAGCGTGGAGCAGTAACTATTGCGACTAATATGGCTGGACGTGGTACTGATATTAAACTAGGGCCTGGAGTTAAAGAACTTGGTGGTTTAGCAGTTATTGGTACTGAACGTCATGAATCACGTCGTATTGATAACCAGCTTCGTGGTCGTTCTGGTCGTCAGGGAGATCCAGGTTACACTAGATTTTACCTATCACTTGAAGATGACTTGATGAAGCGTTTCGGTGGAGACCGCGTAAAAGACTTCTTAGATCGTCTTTCAGATAATGATGATGAAAAGGTAATTGAAAGTCGTTTGATTACCCGTCAAGTTGAATCTGCTCAAAAGCGTGTTGAAGGTAATAACTACGATACTCGTAAGCAAACTTTGCAATATGATGATGTTATGCGTATCCAACGTGAAATTATCTATGGTGAAAGAATGCAAGTGATCGAAGCAGATAAGTCATTGAAGAACGTTTTGATTCCAATGATTCACCGTACTATTAATAGTCAAGTGGATATGTTTACTCAAGGCGATAGAAGTCAATGGCGTTTAGATTCATTACGGGATTTCATTTCTTCAAGTCTAGCTTCAGAACAAGTCACTGATTCAATTGACTTTAAGACAATTAGTGTTGAAGATTTGAAGAAGAAATTATATGACATCGTTGAAAAGAACTTTGAAGACAAAGAGAAAGCTTTAGGCGATCCAAGTCAAATGCTTGAGTTTGAAAAAGTTGTTATTTTGCGTGTTGTTGATGACCGCTGGACTGATCATATTGATGCAATGGATCAATTACGTCAATCAATCGGACTTCGTGGGTATGGACAACTTAATCCACTTGTCGAATATCAAGATTCTGGTTATAGAATGTTTGAAGAAATGATTTCAAATATTGAATTTGATGTAACTCGTTTGTTCATGAAGGTTGAAATTAGACAAAATCTTAGTCGTTAA
- the hpf gene encoding ribosome hibernation-promoting factor, HPF/YfiA family — translation MLKYNVRGENIEVTDALRSYVEKRLNKLEKYFELNQDVIAHVNLRVYRDHSAKVEVTIPLPYLVLRAEETTDDMYRSIDFVSEKLERQIRKYKTRVNRKSREKGLQDFFVEQPEEEKKPSEFDIVRNKRVSLKPMDPEEAILQMDMLEHDFFVFEDAETNGTSVVYRRNDGRYGLIETNE, via the coding sequence ATGTTAAAATACAATGTTCGTGGAGAAAATATTGAAGTAACTGATGCTTTAAGAAGTTATGTTGAAAAGCGATTAAACAAATTGGAAAAGTATTTTGAATTGAACCAAGATGTGATTGCTCACGTAAACTTGAGAGTTTACCGTGACCATTCTGCTAAGGTTGAAGTTACTATTCCTTTACCATACTTAGTTTTGAGAGCCGAAGAAACCACGGATGATATGTATCGTAGCATTGACTTCGTTTCAGAAAAACTTGAACGTCAAATTAGAAAGTACAAGACTCGTGTAAATAGAAAGAGTCGTGAAAAAGGTTTACAAGACTTCTTTGTAGAACAACCTGAGGAAGAAAAGAAACCTAGCGAATTTGATATTGTTCGTAATAAACGCGTAAGCTTAAAGCCAATGGATCCTGAGGAAGCAATTTTGCAAATGGATATGTTGGAACATGATTTCTTTGTATTTGAAGATGCAGAAACTAATGGCACTAGCGTTGTTTACCGCAGAAACGATGGTCGTTACGGTTTGATTGAAACTAACGAATAA
- a CDS encoding ComF family protein — protein sequence MKQCLLCNQFFTPPVLFTQIFRLKKYRERKLCSYCLKQFEHLIGNKCAFCSKVLKQGVICVDCKNWQKKYSNNLLHNYALYHYNSTFHDLMVDYKRRGDYALREVLQELCYEYLHKTKYDYYVPIPTSPEHIKKRQFDTIFAIYGDILPLTPILIKKEGSHAQGKKNREERLKTPQSFLIDKNIKKRENIQTGKVLILDDIYTTGRTLYHARDCLRQDFPELQIESFSICR from the coding sequence ATGAAGCAATGTTTATTATGTAATCAATTTTTTACGCCGCCAGTATTATTTACGCAGATCTTTAGATTGAAAAAATATAGAGAAAGAAAATTATGTTCATATTGTTTAAAGCAATTTGAACACTTAATAGGCAATAAATGTGCTTTTTGTTCTAAAGTACTAAAACAAGGGGTTATTTGCGTGGATTGCAAAAACTGGCAAAAAAAATATTCAAATAATCTTCTACATAATTATGCTTTGTATCACTATAATTCAACTTTTCATGATTTAATGGTAGATTATAAGCGGCGAGGTGATTATGCTTTGCGGGAAGTATTGCAAGAATTATGTTACGAATATCTACATAAAACCAAATATGATTATTATGTCCCAATACCTACTTCCCCTGAACATATTAAGAAACGACAGTTTGATACTATATTTGCTATATATGGCGATATTTTGCCGCTTACACCCATTTTAATTAAAAAAGAAGGCAGTCATGCACAAGGGAAAAAGAATAGGGAAGAGAGGCTAAAAACACCGCAGAGCTTTTTAATTGATAAAAATATAAAAAAAAGAGAAAATATACAAACAGGTAAAGTATTAATTTTGGATGATATTTATACTACTGGACGAACGCTGTATCATGCGCGAGACTGTTTAAGACAAGATTTTCCAGAGTTACAAATTGAAAGTTTTTCAATTTGTCGGTAG
- the pgsA gene encoding CDP-diacylglycerol--glycerol-3-phosphate 3-phosphatidyltransferase: protein MNLPNKLTVFRIFLIPVFMLIIIFGGNAHTTVGNFTVVWSWVIAAIVFAVASATDWFDGHIARSRNLVTNFGKFADPLADKMLTMTAFIFLVELKLAPAWVVAIIVCRELAVTGLRLILAENKGQVLAAKMPGKIKTTCQMLSIIFLLIGNFWYIGTILLYLALIFTIYSGYDYFHKSWGVFKGSM, encoded by the coding sequence ATGAATTTACCTAATAAACTTACTGTTTTTAGAATCTTTTTGATTCCAGTATTTATGTTAATTATTATTTTTGGTGGGAATGCACACACTACGGTGGGTAATTTTACAGTTGTTTGGAGCTGGGTAATTGCTGCTATCGTATTTGCAGTTGCTTCAGCAACTGACTGGTTTGATGGTCATATTGCTCGATCACGTAACTTGGTAACAAATTTTGGTAAATTTGCTGATCCTTTGGCAGATAAGATGTTAACCATGACTGCATTTATTTTCTTAGTTGAATTAAAGCTTGCTCCAGCATGGGTAGTAGCTATTATTGTTTGTCGTGAATTGGCTGTTACTGGTTTACGTTTGATTTTGGCAGAAAATAAAGGTCAAGTATTGGCTGCTAAAATGCCTGGTAAAATTAAGACAACTTGCCAAATGCTTTCCATTATTTTCTTATTAATTGGTAACTTCTGGTACATTGGTACAATTTTACTTTACCTTGCATTGATCTTTACTATTTACTCTGGTTATGATTATTTCCACAAATCATGGGGCGTATTCAAAGGTTCTATGTAG
- a CDS encoding glycosyltransferase family 4 protein, translating to MFKIIVELFLLVIISAAITPFIRRLAFVLGAVDNPNARRVNKKPMPTIGGLGIFVTFNIGAFVLLREQFPTHEIFSILLASSVVVLTGLIDDILELKPRQKMFGIFIASLIIYFLAGIRMNVLKLPFITNEINLGWWSFPITIFWILALTNAVNLIDGLDGLADGVSMISLTTMGIVGYFFLHTHQLYVPIACFMLAACLLGFLPYNFHPAKIFLGDTGALYIGFMIAVLSLKGLKNVTFISLLVPIIILGVPITDTVYAMIRRKLNKKPISEADKHHLHHQLMRMGLTHRQTVLTIYALSLVFSFISLLFLLSPAWGTWLLILGLLVALEYFVESIGLLGEKYHPLMHIIQKVINQKSKIDPTVEVWHLGDEKPDQLKAEKDRKNYKK from the coding sequence ATGTTTAAAATTATTGTTGAATTATTCTTATTAGTAATTATTTCAGCTGCAATTACGCCATTTATTAGGCGTTTAGCCTTTGTGTTAGGAGCGGTTGATAATCCTAATGCTCGTCGTGTTAATAAGAAACCAATGCCAACTATTGGGGGATTAGGTATTTTTGTTACGTTTAACATCGGTGCATTTGTATTACTGAGAGAACAATTTCCTACTCATGAAATTTTTTCGATATTATTAGCATCAAGTGTCGTTGTATTAACGGGATTAATTGATGATATTCTTGAACTGAAACCTAGGCAAAAAATGTTTGGTATTTTTATTGCTTCATTAATTATTTACTTCTTAGCAGGAATTAGAATGAATGTATTAAAATTACCATTTATTACCAATGAGATTAACTTAGGTTGGTGGAGTTTTCCAATTACTATTTTTTGGATATTAGCTTTGACTAATGCAGTTAATTTAATTGATGGCCTAGATGGTTTAGCTGATGGTGTATCTATGATATCTTTAACGACTATGGGGATCGTGGGATATTTCTTTTTACATACGCATCAATTGTATGTGCCAATTGCCTGTTTTATGTTAGCAGCATGTTTATTAGGTTTTTTGCCATATAATTTCCATCCTGCCAAGATTTTCTTGGGTGACACAGGTGCACTTTATATTGGGTTTATGATTGCGGTTTTGTCTTTAAAAGGACTGAAAAACGTAACTTTCATTTCATTGTTAGTGCCAATAATTATTTTAGGGGTGCCAATAACTGATACAGTTTATGCAATGATTCGTAGGAAATTGAACAAAAAACCGATTTCAGAAGCTGATAAACATCACTTACATCACCAATTAATGCGAATGGGACTAACTCATAGACAAACAGTTTTAACAATCTATGCACTCTCATTAGTTTTTTCATTCATTTCACTTTTATTTTTACTATCACCAGCTTGGGGAACTTGGCTTTTGATTCTTGGTTTACTGGTTGCACTTGAATATTTCGTGGAATCGATTGGTCTTTTAGGTGAGAAATATCATCCTTTAATGCATATCATTCAAAAAGTTATTAATCAAAAGAGTAAAATTGATCCAACAGTCGAGGTTTGGCATTTAGGTGATGAAAAGCCAGATCAATTGAAAGCAGAAAAGGATAGAAAAAATTATAAAAAGTAA
- a CDS encoding YigZ family protein: MSEKENFLTIKENGSNELIIKKSRFIASIARTSSTEEANEFIQQISKKYRDATHNTFAYTIGINDDQVKESDNGEPSGTAGVPELKALQLMNLKNVTVVVTRYFGGIKLGAGGLIRAYSNSVTSVVEKVGVIKRVLQQELIFNVPYNRFDEVDHYLKTNNVFIANTEYGVDVTIHIFLDNDNQAPVKNDLTNLLSGQITFKKGVKRYNEIPVENNNYHEQ; the protein is encoded by the coding sequence TTGTCAGAAAAAGAAAATTTTTTAACAATTAAAGAAAATGGTAGTAATGAATTAATTATCAAAAAGAGTAGATTCATCGCTAGTATTGCTAGAACCAGTTCTACTGAAGAAGCAAATGAATTTATTCAACAAATTTCTAAAAAATATCGTGATGCTACTCATAATACTTTTGCTTACACAATCGGAATAAATGACGATCAGGTAAAAGAAAGTGATAATGGTGAGCCATCTGGTACTGCCGGTGTTCCTGAACTCAAAGCATTACAATTAATGAATTTAAAAAATGTCACTGTCGTTGTCACAAGATATTTCGGCGGCATTAAACTAGGAGCTGGAGGATTAATCCGTGCTTATTCCAACAGTGTTACAAGCGTAGTCGAAAAAGTTGGTGTCATTAAACGAGTTTTACAACAAGAATTAATTTTTAATGTTCCTTACAATCGTTTTGATGAAGTAGATCATTATTTAAAAACAAATAACGTATTTATTGCTAATACAGAATATGGTGTAGATGTTACAATTCATATTTTTCTAGATAATGATAATCAAGCCCCAGTCAAAAATGACTTAACCAATTTATTATCAGGACAAATTACTTTTAAAAAGGGTGTAAAACGATATAACGAAATCCCCGTAGAAAATAATAATTATCATGAACAATAA